The window CCTCCGGCACGTGAGCCCTATGCCGGGCGGGTCCTGCGGCCATGAGCCATATGCGGTGCTGTCGCGCCGTCCAGTAGCAACAGCATGGTCCCCCTTTAGTAGAGACTGAACATCAATCCCCGGGGCTTGACACCTTCCTACGCCAGCTACTCCGGAGCCGCAAGGTCTGCCAGACCGGTATCACACATGATGCGGTCGATTGTCCCGGCCAAAGTGCTGTCGGCACCAATGACGGTCTCCATAGCGCGGGGCAGCAGGTCATGTTCCCGGTACCAGGAGCGGAGCTGCGCCTCGCTGATGTGAGCGAGATCGGGCTTGGTGGCGTGGCGGGCCAGGGTTTCCTCGAAAGGCATGTCCAGGTAGTAGCCGTGGCTCACGCCACGGTGGTCGGCACGTAGTTGGGCCAGTATGTCGCTGTAGTGTTCGGCGTAGAGGACGCCCTCAATCACCGCGTGATAGCCCGCAGCGAGGGCGTAGCGGGCGACGACGTCGATCAGGCCGATGTTCGCCGCCCCGGGCCGGTCGTGCTCGCACAGAACCACACAGCGGAGGTTGTCCTGGCTGACCAAGGCTAGTCCGCGCCCGAACCTCTCACGCATGCCGACCGCGATGCTCGATTTTCCCGAGCCGCTATTGCCTCGTACGATCACCAGCCGCGTCTCTTCTGTGCCCACCATCACCTGCGTCACGCTACGCGAGCAGCGATGTCTGGGGATGCTGGCGACGCCACTACAGGCACGGATCCTTCTCTATGCGAAGCGGCCCGTGCCGGTTCTGCGCGTTCGAGTGCCCGTCGGTGCACCCTTCGGGGGCTCGGCTGGATTATGTTCGGAAACACCGAACGTCCACGACGTCCATGCCTGCGGCCTTGGCTGCCTGTACACCTTCGGTCGAGTCTTCGTAGACCAGGCAGCGGGCTGGTGCGACGGCGAGGCGGGCCGCGGTGAGGAGGAACAGCCCGGGGTCCGGTTTGCCCCGAGGGGCGTCTTCACCGGTGATGATGTCGGTGAATAGAGGGCGTAGGCCGGTGGCGTCGAGGCCGGCGTGGACGGCTCGGCGTGCACCGCCCGAGGCGATGGCCAGGGGCAGGCGGCCGTGCAGGGTCTCGGCAAGCTGGACCACCGGTTGGTATGTCTGCAGTTCGGCGATCTCGTCGAGGATCAGGTCGAGACACTGAGCGACAACCTCGTCGATCGGCACGTGGGTCCCCGTGGCGGCTGCCAGTTCGCTGATCAGCTCTGCACCGGAGGTCCCGATCCTGGACGTGTAGAACGACTCGTCCATGGTGAGACCCCATCTGGTGCAGGCGCGCGAGAGACCGCGGAAGTTGAGGGGATGGCTGTTGACGAGCGTTCCGTCCCAGTCGAAGAGCACCGCGTCGTAGCGGTCCGGGTCCGGAGGATTCCCATGGTCGCAGGTGCCGGGTGCCGGGCAGCTGGAGTCGGGTGGTGAAGCGGCGCCGAGCGCGTCGCGTTCGCGTGGTGAGGTGGACGAGTGCTGGTCGGCCGGCGGGCCGATTCGGGGGTGACGTGCCTGCATGGGGGCCTCGCTGTCGCGTCGTCAAGTGGTCTTCGTGATCAGGTCTCGTGCGTGGCGCTGGGCAGCCACGGGGTCGGGCGGGGTGGCGGTGACCGCTGACATGAGACGTCCTAGCAGGTGAACGGAGCGGTAGACGGCCAAGGTCTCCTCTGAGTGCGGGATGCCGTGGTCGGTAAGGAGTCGGCTCATCTGGACCGGATGGACAACGAAGGCATGAGCGGCCCGGGCGTAGTCGAGGCTCGGATCCCCGTAGATCGCCAGCTCCCAGTCGAGGCCCGCGGTACCGGCTGGCCCGAACAGGAAGTTCCCGGGTTCCGGATCGTTGTGCAGGAGACGAGGCGCGTCCGGCTCGGGTGGGGACGCACTCGCCAGTGCCTCGGCGGTGGCGGCGGCTTCGTGGAATCCGTGGCGGGCGAGCGCGGCCTGATACGAGAGGAGCCGCTCGCGCAGGTAGTCTCCCCAGCTTGCGGCCACCGGGGTGAAGAGACGACCGAAGCCGGGGCCGGTGATCTGGTGGACGCGATGCAGGTAGGGGATGACCCGCCGCAGCGCCTCCTCACCACTGCCCGGCGCCGTGCCGTGCAGACGTCGCAGGATCAGCAGTCGGCGGCCCCGGACGGAACCGCCCGCGAGTACGGACGGGGCTCGTATGCCGGCCTCGGAAAGCCTCTGCAGAGCTGCCTTCTCGGTGTGTGCGCGCCAGGGTTCGCGGTAGACCTTGGCCACGGCGCCAGGCAGGCGGAGAAGCCGGTTGCTCGGGGGAATCACTGTGGCGCTCATCGGCTTGAAGCGGGGCTGCTGAAGGCCGCGCGCACGGTCTCGGTGACGGCGGCGTACGGGACACGGGTGCCAAAGCGCAGGCTGACGGCCGGCTGACTGGCGAGGGCGTCGACAACGCGGGCTCCATTGCGCGCGAGGGCGTCGGGGCTGCTCGTCCGGATGCCGAGCCAGTCGCTGACGTAGATGTTGTCGCCCGGCGACATGCGCTGAGCGCCCAGCAGTTCCCGGGCCGACTCTGGGCGCATCGCCTGCAGATGTAGCTCCTGGGAGTCCTGGATGACCTGTGGGAAGACGACGAGATCCACGGTTGCGGTCGTTGCCAGTGGCGTGCCGGTGCGCTCGTGCCATTCGGAGGGGAGGATGTGCAGTTTGTTGGAGCCGCGGAAGTTCTGCCAGTCGGTGTTCATCGTGGACTGGGGGCGCGTGAGGTCCCACTGCTCGGCGCTCGCGTATCCGAGTGCTTGCAGGGTGCCGCCGTTGAGCCGGATCGGGCCGGGCATGGCGACAGCCTGCGGAGCCGCACCTGGGAAAGCGGTGATCATGGTGCGGTCGTTGGAAAGGAAGGCGCCCTTCGCGGTCGCGGCCAGCGCGAGCGCGAGCGTGGACTTGCCGGCGCCAGAGTCGCCGACGACCAGGATGCCGCGGCCGTCCATAGTGGCGGCCGAGGCGTGCAGGCACACCCAGCCGTCGTCCTCGGCCCGCCGGTAGCCGATCTCCCGCAGATGCCGGGCGGCGTTCATCGTGGCGTCGGTGTCGTCGCAGGTGATGACGGTGAAGTTGCCGGGGTGGCGGACGATGAGCTGCGGCGCGATCCCGGCATCGGGATCGGTCAGGAGCACCGGGCCGCCGGGCATCGGGTGCCATGCTGCCGGGGCACCGACGTGCATCCGTACGTGGCGTGGAGCTCCGGTGCCCGTTGAACGGACACGCTCGGCAAGGGCCGCGACGCGGGCACGGGGCAGGGCGAGAGCGCGCATCGTCGCGCTGCTGCCGGTGGCCGCGGCGTCGGGGCGCACGACGTTCCACAGGTCGCTGGGCGGCATGAACAGGCGCTGTACGTAGGTCGTTGCCATGCTGGTCGATGCGAGTACCTCGATCGTGAGGCCGCCGAGCTGGACGGTGATCTTCTCGGTGCACCACGCGTCGAGGGCGGCCACGTTGACGTCGCCGTCGAGGAAGGCGTCGAGCACGGGTATGGCCTGATCAGTGGCGGGCATCGGCGTCTCCGGCTGCGAGGAAGTGTTCGATCTTGCTCTGGCCGTTGCGGACGTGCGGGATGTGGTGGGCCGTCAGGGCGGCGGCGACGGTGTCGGCGGTCTCGGTCACGGAGTGCCGGATCCGGGCGGCGGTCGCGGTGACAGGGGTGGCGGTGAAACAGGCCCCGTACTCGATCTCGACCTGTTGGAGGGTGCCGGGGTGCGGAGCGAGGGTGGTGGTGTCAACGGTGACGGTGGACCAGTGGCCGTCCGCGTCGGCCGGCGAGGGCAGGTCCCAGGTGGCGCGGTGGAGCGTGCCGGTATGAACGAGGCGCGGGTGGCCGAGGGCTTCGGCGACCTGGGCCAGGGCCTCGTCACGGGTGGCGGCGGGGCGAATGCTCTTGTGGAGACGGCCGGCCTTGAGGACTTTGGCCTTGGCCCACCAGGTTCCATCGGGGCGGGGTGTCAGAGCGGCGTACTCGCGCCGCCCGGTGCCGGGCGGCAGATAGATGTCCGAGCGCAGGACCCGCCGGTGGATGGTGGCGCCGAAGACCGGCACACCGGTAGCGGGCAGAAGGTCGCGCAGCAGACGTGCGACTGCGGCGGGATTGGCCGGGACTGTGAGGGTGATCTTCTCCTCGGCCTCTGGGCCCTGGCCGGAGCGATGGCCGGGGCGCGGTAGCGGGAAGTTCACCGCGCCGCGCTCGTCGGCGATGGCGCTGGCCCACGCCGTGACGTCTCCGGATGCGTCGGCGGACGTGGTGGTGCGGTGGAAGGCTGCCAGGACGACGGCGTCCGGGCGCCACTGCGCGGTGACGAAGAAGAGGGCCTCACCGGTGGATTTGTCGATGTGGCAGGCCCATAAGGGGACGTGGACCAACCCGAGGACGGCCTGTTTCGGGCGACCGGGCTCGGGCCCATGCCACAGCTGACGGCGCAGGGTCGGCCCGTCAAGGACGAGGGCGGGGCCGGATACGGGGACGCTGAGGTGGGTGTAGGCGATGCCAGGGTCGGTGGGCGAATCGGTGGTGGCCGCGACGAGAAGCACGAGTGGTCCCTTCGGATGAGCTACGGCCGGGTGAGGATCGCGCGCCACACGGAGCGCTGCCCCGGGTCTCCCGGGCGGAGGTACTGCACGGCTTCCCCGCTCGGGACGAGTCCTGAGGCATGGATGAGACCGAGCAGGTCGTCGGGGAAGAGGAGCGTCATGTGCTGGCCGTTCGGCAGCGCGTACCGGTCGTCGCCGAGGGAAGTCAGGCACGCATCGAGGTGAGTGGCAGTGAAGAGGTTCAGCGACAGTGTTCCGCCGGGGACGAGGACCCGGTACAGCTCGCGTAGCGCCGTGGCGAGAGCGTCACGGTGGTGGAGGTTATGCAGGACGCCGTGGCACACGACGAGGGACGCCCGCCGGTTGCCCAGCGGGAGGCTGGCGACGTCGGCTTCGACGAAGGCGGTCCGGGGCCCGGTGTGGCGGCGGGCCTGGTTCAGCATGCCGGGGTGCCGGTCGATCGCGAGGACGCGGTAGCCCGCGGCGGCCAGGGCGGGCAGGTTCCGGCCGGCACCGCAGCCCGCGTCGAGGGCGAGGGCGGCTTCGGGTACCGGGGCGGCGAGCAGATCCGTCAGGTAGGGCGGTGCGGGCAGCTCGGCGAAAGCGGCGACCGTGGCGCGGTCGTTCCAGTAGGTACCGGTGGGTGCCGGCCCGGAGTGGGTCACCGTTCCTCCTGGCAGTGGAGCGTGTAGCCGCTGTTCCACGGCCGACAGTGCACGGTCCGAAGTCCCGCGTCGGCGAACGCCTGCTCGCATTTGTCGGGGGTACGGGTGAGGGCGGCGAAGGTGGGGCCGACGGAGGAGAGGGTGAGGACCTCGGCGAGCTGCTCGGTGAAGATGTGCTCGACCTTCTCGCCGGTGGTCAGCAAGTCGGGATGGGAGAAGGCGCAGTTGGCGAGGCTTCCCATCCGGAAGCGGTAGTCGAACAGCAGGCTGCCGAGTGGGCGGAGGTCGCCGTCGAGGAGGGCGGGCCAGGCGTCGTGCAGGAGCCGGTAGGCGATCTCGGGGCCGTACGTGCGGCCGGTGGTGGTGAAGGCGTCGAAGTGGCGGGCCTCGGCGGCGAGGCTGTCGCGGGCGTCCCAGATCACCGGGTCGTGGGGCATGCCGAGCACGATGCGCAAGTCTTCGGGCAGGGCGGCCTGCAGCAGCGGAACTTGCGCGCCAGCGATCACCTGGACCGCGCCCGGTATGAGCCCGGCCGTCGCGGATCCGCCCAGACACTGGACCGGCAGAAGGTGAGCGTCGTCGTTGTCGATCTCCTCACCGTGGTTGAGTGCCAGGAACTTGACGAGCCGTCGGGCCGGGACGGGATGTCCGT of the Streptomyces sp. NBC_01788 genome contains:
- a CDS encoding kinase, which codes for MTQVMVGTEETRLVIVRGNSGSGKSSIAVGMRERFGRGLALVSQDNLRCVVLCEHDRPGAANIGLIDVVARYALAAGYHAVIEGVLYAEHYSDILAQLRADHRGVSHGYYLDMPFEETLARHATKPDLAHISEAQLRSWYREHDLLPRAMETVIGADSTLAGTIDRIMCDTGLADLAAPE
- a CDS encoding HAD family hydrolase produces the protein MQARHPRIGPPADQHSSTSPRERDALGAASPPDSSCPAPGTCDHGNPPDPDRYDAVLFDWDGTLVNSHPLNFRGLSRACTRWGLTMDESFYTSRIGTSGAELISELAAATGTHVPIDEVVAQCLDLILDEIAELQTYQPVVQLAETLHGRLPLAIASGGARRAVHAGLDATGLRPLFTDIITGEDAPRGKPDPGLFLLTAARLAVAPARCLVYEDSTEGVQAAKAAGMDVVDVRCFRT
- a CDS encoding aminoglycoside phosphotransferase family protein, producing MAKVYREPWRAHTEKAALQRLSEAGIRAPSVLAGGSVRGRRLLILRRLHGTAPGSGEEALRRVIPYLHRVHQITGPGFGRLFTPVAASWGDYLRERLLSYQAALARHGFHEAAATAEALASASPPEPDAPRLLHNDPEPGNFLFGPAGTAGLDWELAIYGDPSLDYARAAHAFVVHPVQMSRLLTDHGIPHSEETLAVYRSVHLLGRLMSAVTATPPDPVAAQRHARDLITKTT
- a CDS encoding class I SAM-dependent methyltransferase, whose product is MTHSGPAPTGTYWNDRATVAAFAELPAPPYLTDLLAAPVPEAALALDAGCGAGRNLPALAAAGYRVLAIDRHPGMLNQARRHTGPRTAFVEADVASLPLGNRRASLVVCHGVLHNLHHRDALATALRELYRVLVPGGTLSLNLFTATHLDACLTSLGDDRYALPNGQHMTLLFPDDLLGLIHASGLVPSGEAVQYLRPGDPGQRSVWRAILTRP
- a CDS encoding GHMP family kinase ATP-binding protein; its protein translation is MSASIDSDFPPFPLGAPRSPLALDPRPGNPPQPVADHVRLDYPSRINAMALDSSKIVPSQGAYLAGELLFACDLMRRVKVEIVGDGPAVQTTPDCDHPVLARHAALLMRTALGTRERLRVRVSTPDLPAHLGLGSSSGQIAAVAAAVNELYGHPVPARRLVKFLALNHGEEIDNDDAHLLPVQCLGGSATAGLIPGAVQVIAGAQVPLLQAALPEDLRIVLGMPHDPVIWDARDSLAAEARHFDAFTTTGRTYGPEIAYRLLHDAWPALLDGDLRPLGSLLFDYRFRMGSLANCAFSHPDLLTTGEKVEHIFTEQLAEVLTLSSVGPTFAALTRTPDKCEQAFADAGLRTVHCRPWNSGYTLHCQEER